One window of Phycisphaerae bacterium genomic DNA carries:
- a CDS encoding aminomethyltransferase family protein, translating to MEQEVYDRCRNHAAFVRRETRGLLRISGEDRAGWLSNLVTNVLTTLNPGEGNYAFVVNVKGRTQFDLNILVRPDCLLLDIDRRWIESAAKFLHRYIVVERVEIRDETNSIRRAAIIGPRAHEAVERLGLGNLTPMAWLQNVDADWDGSPVLMFRHDFTGQPGAEFVAFGARAPEVIDRVRAAVASIGGIEIDTSMADTLRIEAGIPASVEDIDEEVIPPETGQIERGISYHKGCYLGQEVIERMRSHGVLARMLVGVKFDAAASADLRPLPRSTPLHVGETEVGRTMSSCISPALNRAALSLAYVKSAQARPGTRLTARTADGDITGEVVKLPL from the coding sequence TTGGAACAGGAAGTTTACGATCGATGCCGGAATCATGCCGCGTTCGTGCGCCGCGAAACGCGCGGTCTCCTGCGAATCAGCGGCGAAGACCGCGCCGGGTGGCTCTCGAATCTTGTCACCAATGTGCTGACAACGCTCAACCCTGGAGAAGGTAACTACGCATTCGTCGTGAATGTCAAGGGTCGGACACAGTTTGATCTGAATATCCTCGTCCGGCCCGACTGCCTCTTGCTCGATATTGATCGACGCTGGATTGAATCGGCCGCGAAGTTTCTGCATCGATACATCGTTGTTGAGCGCGTCGAAATTCGCGATGAAACGAATTCGATCCGCCGTGCTGCAATCATCGGTCCCAGGGCGCACGAGGCGGTTGAAAGGCTCGGCTTGGGGAACCTCACGCCGATGGCGTGGCTGCAGAACGTCGATGCCGATTGGGACGGCTCGCCTGTCCTCATGTTCCGGCACGACTTCACCGGCCAGCCCGGAGCGGAGTTTGTCGCCTTCGGTGCCCGTGCGCCTGAAGTGATCGACCGGGTTCGAGCCGCGGTTGCCTCGATCGGCGGCATCGAAATCGACACATCCATGGCCGACACGCTGCGCATCGAAGCCGGGATTCCGGCCAGCGTCGAAGACATAGACGAAGAGGTGATCCCGCCGGAGACAGGGCAGATCGAGCGAGGCATCAGCTATCACAAGGGCTGCTACCTGGGACAGGAGGTCATCGAGCGGATGCGCTCACATGGCGTACTCGCCCGAATGCTGGTCGGAGTGAAGTTCGATGCCGCCGCGTCAGCCGATCTCCGGCCTCTGCCGCGATCCACGCCGCTCCATGTGGGCGAGACCGAAGTGGGGAGGACGATGTCGAGCTGCATCAGTCCGGCGCTGAATCGCGCCGCGCTGTCTTTGGCATATGTCAAATCGGCTCAGGCCCGGCCGGGGACCAGGCTGACCGCTCGAACCGCCGACGGCGATATCACCGGCGAAGTCGTCAAGCTGCCGCTCTGA
- a CDS encoding Rrf2 family transcriptional regulator — translation MTTPAVHQLGFGKAATYAMIALIHIAEQSNGHPIQGREIASARKLPFGYLLKILQQLVRGQILASQVGRAGGFKLNRPANEISVLEVIEAVDGHLVASTSAEDRTLFSPHALGRMETVYSMMVKTMREFLGRVTIAELTSADSEPD, via the coding sequence ATGACAACTCCCGCGGTACATCAATTGGGATTCGGCAAGGCAGCAACCTACGCAATGATTGCCTTGATCCACATTGCCGAACAATCCAATGGCCACCCGATTCAGGGACGCGAAATCGCCAGCGCGCGGAAACTTCCGTTCGGGTATCTGCTCAAGATCCTTCAGCAACTGGTTCGCGGACAGATACTCGCAAGCCAGGTTGGACGAGCCGGAGGATTCAAGCTGAATCGACCGGCCAATGAGATTTCCGTCCTTGAGGTGATCGAAGCGGTCGACGGGCACCTGGTGGCGAGCACGAGCGCCGAAGATCGAACACTCTTTTCGCCGCACGCACTCGGTCGCATGGAGACGGTCTACAGCATGATGGTCAAAACCATGCGAGAATTCCTTGGCCGCGTCACCATCGCCGAGCTGACATCGGCCGACAGCGAGCCGGATTGA
- a CDS encoding serine/threonine protein kinase, whose translation MPGTRWRRTKTIFHAAIDLPADRRDEFLSGVCNGDASLLSEVRSLLTHHERQGAEHGPPDARSVALAFERAEINARIGSRIGPYELDRLIDAGGMGKVYLAHRVDGQFERSVAIKIIRRGFNNDEMRRRFRNEQRALAALDHPNIARLIDGGITSDDLSYLVMEYVEGRPIDEYCNWRRLSVECRLELFRAVCSAVHYAHQRLVIHRDLKPSNILVTADGIPKLLDFGIAKVMDGQNDGDDAAFTTRINSVPFLTPEYAPPEQLRGEGITTAGDIYSLGVILFELLSGRRPHLRAGRSQMDFAAEICEREPERPSAVCGAAARDRGMQPAALSRRLSGDLDNICLMALRKEPRRRYGSAEQLAEDLRRHLDGRPVIARRDTFGYRAAKFVRRNRLAVLVSTLFLGALVGGLIFAVYTLGEVRRAQDRTLVMNQFLKRMIAEADVNQAGHDLTVLEMLNRAGDRVARDFKEHPDVEAGLHAAIGSAYLSLRLSEAEPHLRAAYEIRRRLYGDRNQDTVDSLHDLAIMHFQKGELDEADRKASAALDAQRSLTGEINESFASKLDDLAVIVRNKGEYQRAEPLYRRALALKRHLFGPSHVETAQTLNNYALLLKLRGDLGRAEHMYREAIDVRRRGGGGEHHALATTLNNLAALLHAKGFDDEAEPLYRESLALQERLLGSEHPSTALTENNLAMLLLSAGRLKEADALFHHSLKAHRERLGERHAQVATLIFNLGSLYQQQARFDEAERLYQQAYEIRRVALGPDHPDVATSLAGLGSLAIDLKRFDEARRFLTDALAIRRQRFPEGHASVAAGIDQLARLNLAIGAVDDAERDAREALALREGHLLAGHPDIGASHVRLGSVLAKRGCMAEARRQVIQGIAILRARVRPGHPALVPALTELGRIAFVEGDMRVARSSLEEALQNGQALYGLQHPDVQEIVAQLEKLPPIDSAVESEPSHRRFAR comes from the coding sequence ATGCCCGGAACGCGATGGCGACGGACCAAGACGATCTTTCACGCGGCGATCGATCTGCCGGCCGATCGTCGCGATGAGTTTCTCTCCGGCGTTTGCAATGGGGATGCGTCGCTCCTCTCTGAGGTGCGCTCACTTCTCACGCACCATGAGCGGCAGGGCGCCGAACACGGTCCCCCCGACGCACGGTCCGTCGCGCTTGCGTTTGAACGCGCCGAGATCAACGCCCGAATCGGCTCGCGGATTGGTCCATACGAACTCGATCGGCTGATCGATGCCGGCGGCATGGGGAAGGTGTATCTCGCTCACCGGGTCGACGGCCAGTTTGAACGCTCCGTCGCCATCAAGATTATCCGCCGCGGATTCAACAACGACGAGATGCGCCGGCGCTTCCGGAACGAGCAGCGCGCGCTGGCCGCACTTGATCATCCCAATATCGCCCGCCTCATTGATGGCGGCATCACTTCGGATGATCTTTCGTATCTGGTCATGGAATATGTCGAAGGCCGGCCCATCGACGAATACTGCAACTGGCGACGTCTTTCGGTCGAATGTCGGCTCGAGCTTTTCCGAGCGGTTTGTTCGGCCGTTCACTACGCACACCAGCGTTTGGTTATTCATCGTGATTTGAAGCCGAGCAATATTCTTGTGACGGCCGACGGCATTCCGAAACTGCTTGATTTCGGCATCGCGAAAGTCATGGATGGGCAAAACGACGGTGACGATGCCGCATTCACCACACGCATCAACTCTGTTCCGTTTCTGACACCGGAATACGCACCGCCCGAACAGCTTCGCGGCGAGGGCATCACCACCGCCGGCGACATCTATTCGCTTGGAGTGATACTGTTTGAGCTGCTTTCAGGTCGTCGGCCGCATCTTCGCGCGGGGCGATCACAGATGGATTTCGCGGCGGAGATATGCGAGCGAGAGCCGGAGCGCCCCAGCGCGGTCTGCGGGGCGGCGGCCCGGGACCGCGGCATGCAGCCGGCAGCATTGAGTCGAAGGCTCTCCGGCGATCTGGACAACATCTGCCTCATGGCGCTGCGCAAGGAACCGCGTCGCCGCTACGGCAGCGCCGAACAGCTTGCCGAGGACCTGCGGCGGCATCTGGACGGGCGCCCGGTCATCGCGCGGCGCGACACGTTCGGGTATCGGGCCGCGAAATTCGTTCGCAGGAATCGACTGGCCGTTCTGGTTTCGACGCTGTTCCTCGGTGCACTGGTCGGCGGGTTGATATTCGCCGTTTACACGCTGGGTGAGGTTCGGCGCGCGCAGGATCGAACCCTGGTGATGAATCAGTTTCTGAAGCGGATGATCGCTGAGGCGGACGTCAACCAGGCCGGCCATGATCTGACGGTGCTTGAGATGCTGAACCGCGCGGGCGATCGCGTCGCACGAGATTTCAAGGAACATCCGGATGTCGAGGCCGGATTGCACGCCGCAATCGGAAGTGCCTATCTCAGTTTGCGATTGTCCGAGGCCGAGCCGCACCTCCGAGCGGCCTATGAGATTCGCCGCCGGCTGTATGGCGATCGAAATCAGGATACGGTCGACAGCCTGCACGACCTGGCCATCATGCACTTCCAGAAGGGCGAATTGGACGAGGCCGACCGCAAGGCATCTGCTGCTCTGGACGCACAACGATCATTGACCGGAGAAATCAACGAGTCGTTTGCGTCGAAGCTCGACGATCTGGCCGTGATTGTCCGCAACAAGGGCGAGTATCAACGTGCCGAGCCGTTGTATCGGCGTGCACTGGCTCTGAAGCGTCATCTCTTCGGCCCGTCACACGTCGAAACAGCCCAGACTTTGAATAACTACGCACTGCTTCTCAAGCTGCGGGGCGATCTGGGCCGGGCTGAGCACATGTATCGCGAGGCCATTGACGTGCGCCGGCGCGGCGGAGGCGGCGAACATCATGCGCTCGCCACCACGCTGAATAATCTTGCGGCGCTGCTTCATGCCAAGGGTTTTGATGACGAGGCGGAGCCGCTCTACCGGGAGTCGCTTGCTTTGCAGGAGCGACTGCTTGGCAGTGAACACCCCTCGACCGCGTTGACTGAAAATAATCTCGCGATGCTCCTTCTCTCCGCCGGTCGCCTCAAGGAAGCCGACGCGCTGTTTCACCACTCACTCAAGGCGCACCGGGAACGACTGGGCGAACGACACGCACAGGTCGCGACCCTGATATTCAATCTTGGCAGTTTGTATCAGCAGCAGGCCCGATTTGATGAAGCGGAACGACTGTATCAACAGGCGTATGAAATTCGGCGGGTCGCCCTCGGGCCCGATCATCCGGATGTCGCGACCAGCCTGGCCGGGCTGGGAAGCCTCGCAATCGATCTGAAGCGATTTGATGAGGCTCGTCGCTTCCTGACGGATGCCCTGGCCATTCGACGGCAGCGCTTCCCCGAGGGTCACGCCAGTGTCGCCGCGGGAATTGACCAGTTGGCCCGATTGAATCTTGCGATCGGCGCGGTGGATGATGCCGAGCGGGACGCGCGCGAGGCCCTGGCGCTGAGGGAAGGCCATTTGCTCGCGGGCCATCCGGACATCGGTGCATCCCATGTGCGACTCGGGAGCGTGCTTGCAAAGCGCGGCTGCATGGCCGAAGCCCGCCGGCAGGTCATCCAGGGAATCGCGATCCTGCGGGCGCGGGTGCGGCCCGGTCATCCGGCGCTCGTTCCGGCGCTGACGGAACTTGGTCGAATCGCCTTCGTTGAAGGCGACATGCGCGTCGCGCGATCGAGCTTGGAAGAAGCGCTTCAAAATGGGCAGGCGCTCTACGGATTGCAGCACCCCGACGTTCAGGAAATAGTGGCGCAGTTGGAGAAGCTGCCGCCGATCGACTCGGCCGTGGAGAGCGAGCCGTCCCATCGCCGATTCGCCCGGTGA
- a CDS encoding sigma-70 family RNA polymerase sigma factor — protein MGRLIAASGVATHGIHAKREWNVDSELHHPHDPDSSAPSERSADQLLPEVYDELHALAERFLFRERPDHTLQPTALINEAYLRLSEKNSDTWNDRSHFVLIAARAMRQILVNHAVHRGAQKRGGNWREIALDEAVAIFSGTSIDIIALDEALAKLSELDEIQGRIVELRYFGGLTTDEAASVLGLSVRTLEREWSMARAWLRRELDDTGG, from the coding sequence ATGGGAAGACTCATCGCCGCTTCGGGTGTCGCGACGCATGGGATTCACGCCAAACGGGAATGGAACGTGGACTCTGAACTCCACCACCCCCACGATCCGGACTCGTCCGCGCCGTCGGAGCGCTCCGCCGACCAGCTGCTGCCCGAGGTGTATGACGAGCTACACGCCCTTGCGGAACGATTTCTTTTCCGCGAACGGCCGGATCACACCCTCCAGCCCACCGCGCTGATCAACGAAGCCTACCTGCGCCTGTCCGAAAAAAATAGCGATACTTGGAACGATCGGTCTCATTTCGTCCTGATCGCCGCCCGAGCGATGCGCCAGATACTGGTGAACCATGCTGTCCACCGCGGCGCGCAAAAACGGGGCGGAAACTGGCGTGAGATCGCGCTGGACGAGGCCGTTGCTATTTTCAGCGGAACCTCGATCGACATCATTGCCCTCGACGAAGCGCTGGCCAAACTCTCGGAACTGGACGAAATCCAGGGTCGGATTGTCGAACTTCGCTATTTTGGCGGCCTCACGACCGACGAGGCGGCCTCGGTGCTCGGCTTGTCGGTCCGCACACTGGAGCGGGAGTGGAGCATGGCGCGGGCCTGGCTTCGGCGCGAGCTGGATGACACCGGGGGTTGA
- a CDS encoding site-specific DNA-methyltransferase, with product MKPKIGIVNHGDCISGMKMLDAGCVDLVFADPPFNIGYEYDSYDDRQDRERYLSWCRDWMAEVYRVLKPDGTFWLAIGDEYAAELKLIAQNAFPTIPLNANCGAPDEGRQCAVAREAGASPFQVGKRRKPVVKGGASSQTGGFHCRSWVIWYYTFGVHCQNKFTRSHAHLFQLVKDPARFTFNVDAIRVPSARQLVYGDKRANSTGRTPDDTWIIPPAVTNQKDEAATSVRDRSSSHLRTASTVDGFTLRPQDIPDRFEADSDTWYFSRVAGTFKEREGWHGCQMPEQLLGRIIRACSNENELVLDPFSGSGTTLAVARKLGRTPIGFEMSEQYAMHAQRRLSAVSPGDPLDGAADPLTSAPLTSNGRKLRDVQTRGIAQRRR from the coding sequence TTGAAGCCGAAGATCGGGATCGTGAATCATGGAGATTGCATCAGTGGCATGAAGATGCTTGACGCCGGATGCGTCGATCTCGTTTTTGCAGATCCCCCCTTCAATATCGGATATGAATACGACAGCTACGACGATCGGCAGGATCGAGAAAGATATTTATCATGGTGCCGGGATTGGATGGCCGAGGTGTATCGCGTTCTGAAGCCGGACGGCACCTTCTGGCTTGCGATCGGTGATGAGTACGCTGCGGAGCTGAAGCTCATTGCCCAGAACGCGTTTCCGACCATTCCCCTGAACGCCAACTGCGGCGCACCGGACGAAGGCCGCCAATGCGCGGTGGCCCGCGAAGCCGGCGCGAGCCCCTTCCAGGTCGGCAAACGGCGCAAGCCCGTCGTGAAAGGGGGGGCTTCAAGTCAAACCGGCGGATTCCACTGCCGAAGCTGGGTCATCTGGTATTACACCTTCGGCGTGCATTGCCAGAACAAGTTCACTCGGAGCCATGCCCATCTCTTCCAACTCGTCAAGGATCCCGCGCGGTTCACTTTCAACGTCGACGCGATACGAGTGCCATCTGCGCGGCAGCTTGTCTACGGCGATAAACGCGCCAACTCCACGGGCCGCACGCCGGATGACACTTGGATCATCCCGCCGGCCGTGACCAACCAGAAGGATGAAGCCGCGACCTCCGTGCGCGATCGATCGTCCAGCCACCTGCGAACGGCATCGACGGTGGACGGTTTCACGCTGCGGCCGCAGGATATACCCGATCGGTTCGAGGCCGATTCCGACACGTGGTATTTCTCTCGCGTCGCAGGCACCTTTAAGGAGCGCGAGGGCTGGCACGGTTGCCAGATGCCGGAGCAGTTGCTGGGGCGCATCATCCGGGCGTGCAGCAATGAAAACGAGTTGGTGCTTGATCCTTTTTCGGGAAGCGGCACGACGCTCGCCGTTGCGAGAAAGCTCGGCAGAACGCCGATCGGTTTCGAGATGTCCGAACAGTATGCCATGCACGCACAGCGACGGCTTTCCGCCGTCTCGCCGGGCGATCCTCTCGACGGGGCGGCGGATCCGCTTACCAGTGCGCCCCTCACGTCGAACGGAAGAAAGCTAAGAGATGTTCAAACGCGCGGGATTGCCCAGCGCAGGCGATAG